CAGTTATTTTGTTGGTTTCATTGACATATTTTTTTAATTCTTCAGATAGTAATTCAGAAGCGTTTAGTTTTTCTTCAATTAGATTTTGTCCTAAATCAATATTCCCAGTAAGCATTTTTCGCCAGTTTGTTTTATCGGCAAAATGCTTTTTTAATTCAACTTCTATCAATCCTGCAAGATGCCTGTTTGGTGTTTCGGCAATTACAATTCCTTTAACTGCACCCTGATCTATCCATCTTGAAATAAGATTTGTTGCTTTAGTAACTCCTACTTTTAAATGGCTCGAAACTGAAAGATAAACAAAGTGTGGCTGGAGGCTGTATTGTTTTGCCCATTCCATATCACGTGAAATACCAAGATGGGATTTATCGAGTTCAGGATTTATTATTGAAGGGTCAGCTTCAGGAGCTGTCAGAAAACAATTGTAACAAAATCCTTGATTATAAGTTTTTCTGATTCTTTTGCCACATTTTATGCAATTTATTTGTCCTGCAAAACTAATTTTTAAACTTGTACCTATTAATTCATTTACAAAAATTGTTTTACCACCAATAGGCAAATAATAATGAGCTGAATCATCAAGCTTTGTTTTCATCTTAATGATATTTCCTTCAGCTTTCATATTTATAGAAAAATTTGAATCATTGATTGGATTTCACTAATTAATTATCTTTAACACACCTTACTGATAAGCCTGAACTTAACTGATTCCCTTCCCTGCAAACATCTTCAGAAATATCATGAAATTCACGACTCCAATTTGTATTACCAGCAAATTGTGTTGTAGATGTCCAAAATTCA
This window of the Bacteroidota bacterium genome carries:
- a CDS encoding DUF2797 domain-containing protein, with translation MKAEGNIIKMKTKLDDSAHYYLPIGGKTIFVNELIGTSLKISFAGQINCIKCGKRIRKTYNQGFCYNCFLTAPEADPSIINPELDKSHLGISRDMEWAKQYSLQPHFVYLSVSSHLKVGVTKATNLISRWIDQGAVKGIVIAETPNRHLAGLIEVELKKHFADKTNWRKMLTGNIDLGQNLIEEKLNASELLSEELKKYVNETNKITEIKYDVISYPEKVKSIDFLKTPEYTGKLVGIKAQYLIFDDQKVLNIRKHNGFYLKLEF